A genomic segment from Streptomyces sp. NBC_00237 encodes:
- a CDS encoding GDP-mannose 4,6-dehydratase translates to MIFGEYSNRIDWNGRKVLVTGAEGFIGSTLVDLLVERGADVRAFVHYKPYAEKGFLKHHLTNDQVEMFTGDVRDAGRVSDAVEGMDTVFHLAALIGIPYSYSSPGAYVQTNVVGTENIAEACRRHSVRRLVHTSTSEVYGTALTAPISEAHPLQPQSPYSASKIGADMMALSFHHAFELPVTVVRPFNTYGPRQSARAVIPTILAQLHAGAREIKLGSLTPTRDFTYVTDTARGFLAMADCDRALGQTVNLGTGREIAIGELAQALIAASGRDAEVVVDPARLRPSGSEVERLLSDNTRAREWAGWEPETSLEEGLKRTSEWVAENVHLFAPDRYQV, encoded by the coding sequence ATGATCTTCGGTGAGTACAGCAACCGCATCGACTGGAACGGCCGCAAGGTCCTCGTCACCGGCGCCGAGGGCTTCATCGGCTCCACGCTCGTCGACCTGCTGGTGGAGCGCGGCGCGGACGTCCGCGCCTTCGTGCACTACAAGCCGTACGCCGAGAAGGGCTTCCTGAAGCACCATCTGACGAACGATCAGGTGGAGATGTTCACGGGCGACGTCCGTGACGCGGGGCGCGTCTCGGACGCCGTCGAGGGCATGGACACCGTCTTCCACCTCGCCGCGCTCATCGGCATCCCGTACAGCTACTCCTCGCCCGGTGCGTACGTCCAGACGAACGTCGTGGGTACGGAGAACATCGCGGAGGCGTGCCGTCGGCACAGCGTCCGCCGCCTCGTCCACACCTCCACCAGCGAGGTGTACGGGACCGCCCTGACGGCCCCGATCAGCGAGGCCCACCCGCTCCAGCCGCAGTCGCCGTACTCCGCGTCCAAGATCGGCGCCGACATGATGGCGCTCAGCTTCCACCACGCCTTCGAGCTGCCGGTGACGGTCGTACGGCCCTTCAACACGTACGGGCCGAGGCAGTCGGCGCGTGCCGTCATCCCCACCATCCTGGCCCAGCTGCACGCCGGTGCGCGGGAGATCAAGCTCGGCTCGCTCACGCCGACCCGCGACTTCACGTACGTCACGGACACCGCGCGCGGCTTCCTGGCGATGGCGGACTGCGACCGGGCCCTCGGACAGACCGTCAACCTCGGCACCGGACGAGAGATCGCCATCGGCGAGCTGGCGCAGGCCCTGATCGCCGCCTCCGGGCGGGACGCCGAGGTCGTCGTCGACCCGGCGCGCCTGCGGCCCTCCGGCAGTGAGGTCGAGCGGCTGCTCTCCGACAACACCCGGGCGCGCGAATGGGCGGGCTGGGAGCCGGAGACGAGCCTGGAGGAGGGGCTGAAGCGGACGAGCGAGTGGGTCGCGGAGAACGTGCACCTCTTCGCGCCGGACCGCTACCAGGTCTGA
- a CDS encoding glycosyltransferase, protein MRTPLSVGPHRAGPLSVVIGAGGTGGHIYPGLALAEALRRAVPDAVISFVGTTRGLEKDLIPGAGYRLHTVDMIPFDPSLGAKRFLLPAALLKSGAQARAILKEQGAHVAVGMGGYPSAPVIVGAKMAGLPSIIHESNAVPGRANQFAARLTGNVAIAFDRSRAHLAGGQNALTVGMPIAASLAHLDREGLRAEARRATGVPEGARLVLFNGGSLGAVRLTEAAVGLAERWRGRDDVHLLIKTGPATLEETRQRVGGNPVATVVKYLDRMDLAYAAADLVVCRAGSATVAELETVGVPAVLVPYPHAPGDHQTHNARVLSDAGAAHLVPDAETTAERLAALVEPLLADPARLAAMARAAGPSTHAQAADLLAAQVLRLSGLPEHTYRAMELTR, encoded by the coding sequence ATGCGCACACCACTCTCAGTCGGACCCCACCGCGCCGGTCCCCTCTCCGTCGTGATCGGGGCGGGCGGCACCGGGGGCCACATCTACCCGGGGCTCGCACTCGCCGAAGCCCTGCGCCGGGCCGTGCCCGACGCCGTGATCTCGTTCGTCGGGACCACCCGGGGGCTGGAGAAGGACCTCATACCGGGGGCCGGGTACCGGCTGCACACCGTCGACATGATCCCGTTCGACCCGTCGCTGGGGGCGAAGAGATTCCTGCTGCCCGCAGCCCTCCTGAAGTCGGGGGCGCAGGCCCGCGCGATCCTGAAGGAGCAGGGGGCGCACGTCGCCGTCGGCATGGGCGGCTATCCGAGCGCTCCCGTGATCGTCGGCGCGAAGATGGCCGGGCTGCCGAGCATCATCCACGAGTCGAACGCGGTCCCCGGGCGGGCCAACCAGTTCGCCGCCCGGCTGACCGGCAACGTCGCCATCGCCTTCGACCGGAGCCGGGCCCATCTGGCGGGCGGGCAGAACGCCCTCACCGTCGGGATGCCGATCGCCGCCTCCCTCGCCCACCTCGACCGGGAGGGGCTGCGGGCCGAGGCCCGGCGGGCGACGGGCGTCCCCGAGGGGGCGCGGCTCGTGCTCTTCAACGGGGGCAGCCTGGGGGCCGTACGGCTGACCGAGGCGGCCGTCGGGCTCGCCGAGCGGTGGCGCGGGCGGGACGACGTACACCTGCTGATCAAGACCGGTCCTGCCACGCTGGAGGAGACCCGTCAGAGGGTCGGGGGCAACCCCGTCGCCACGGTCGTGAAGTACCTCGACCGGATGGATCTCGCGTACGCCGCCGCCGACCTCGTGGTCTGCCGGGCCGGGTCGGCGACCGTCGCCGAGCTGGAGACCGTCGGCGTCCCCGCCGTCCTCGTGCCCTATCCGCACGCCCCCGGCGACCACCAGACGCACAACGCCCGCGTGCTGTCCGACGCGGGGGCCGCCCATCTCGTACCGGACGCCGAGACCACCGCCGAGCGCCTCGCCGCGCTCGTCGAGCCGCTGCTCGCGGACCCGGCACGGCTCGCCGCGATGGCGCGGGCCGCCGGGCCCAGCACGCACGCGCAGGCCGCCGACCTGCTGGCCGCACAGGTGCTGCGGCTGTCCGGACTTCCCGAACACACCTACCGCGCAATGGAGTTGACCCGATGA
- a CDS encoding response regulator transcription factor — translation MTKILVVDDEPEVRAAVEDGLSIEGYEVHGAPDGLAALSSVAAWQPDALVLDVMMPVMDGLAVCRQLRGLGNRTPILVLTALDSVSDRVDGLDAGADDYLVKPFALDELVARVRALIRRAAPLPDEDGSLSYADLTVDPVTRTGHRSGRPLEFSRTEFALLELLLRHPGQVLPRELILELVWGRDFGPDSNSLAVYVGYLRRKLEAAGEPRLVHTVHGVGYRLDLA, via the coding sequence ATGACGAAGATCCTGGTGGTCGACGACGAGCCGGAAGTGCGGGCCGCCGTCGAGGACGGCCTCTCCATCGAGGGGTACGAGGTCCACGGCGCGCCCGACGGTCTGGCGGCCCTCTCGTCCGTCGCCGCCTGGCAGCCGGACGCACTCGTCCTGGACGTGATGATGCCGGTCATGGACGGCCTCGCCGTCTGCCGCCAGTTGCGCGGCCTCGGCAACCGCACCCCGATCCTCGTCCTCACGGCACTCGACTCGGTGAGCGACCGGGTCGACGGCCTGGACGCGGGCGCCGACGACTACCTCGTCAAGCCCTTCGCCCTCGACGAGCTGGTCGCCCGCGTCCGGGCCCTCATCCGCCGCGCCGCCCCGCTCCCGGACGAGGACGGCTCCCTCTCGTACGCCGACCTGACCGTCGACCCGGTCACCCGGACGGGCCACCGCTCGGGCCGCCCCCTGGAATTCAGCCGCACCGAATTCGCGCTGCTGGAGTTGTTGTTGCGCCATCCCGGCCAGGTCCTCCCCCGCGAGCTGATCCTCGAACTGGTCTGGGGCCGCGACTTCGGCCCCGACTCCAACTCCCTCGCGGTGTACGTGGGTTACCTGCGCCGCAAGCTGGAGGCGGCGGGCGAACCCCGCCTCGTCCACACGGTGCACGGCGTCGGCTACCGACTGGACCTGGCGTGA
- a CDS encoding HAMP domain-containing sensor histidine kinase: MSGGRRRRALGARWRRHRPLRTRLALAASAAVALVAIGVCAAAYVVIRYEMYHQLDLNLTQSGTRTIQADRHPSTGVLAGECRYLSAPACAQVVPADPVKDPTSPYVLPVSAPVREVASGDRAPYFSNFTLEGHPARMAVTPIGGGRALQLALRADSVERGIRQAALLLSAVGGAGVLLAAALGYWVSRTGLAPVARLTATAERIAATRDPRHRIELPPGPPGREDEVTRLAASFNTMLGELEQSVSAQRRLVADASHELRTPLTALRTNAELLARADRLSPAQRDRASGALGRQLREVTGLVNDLIELARDEEPQPLLEEVRMSSVVEHAVRTAEAHWPTTPFPLSVAEAASAVTLPGVPARLTRLLTNLLDNAAKFSPPGVPVEVELSLPSGHLEITVRDHGPGIAAEDLPYVFDRFYRAEAARALPGSGLGLAMARQIARAHGAELTAEQAAGGGASFRLRFGDRTGG, from the coding sequence ATGAGCGGCGGCCGACGCAGACGTGCCCTGGGAGCGCGCTGGCGTCGCCACCGTCCCCTGCGCACCCGCCTCGCGCTCGCCGCCTCGGCCGCCGTGGCGCTCGTCGCGATCGGGGTGTGCGCGGCCGCGTACGTCGTCATCCGGTACGAGATGTACCACCAGCTCGACCTGAACCTGACCCAGTCGGGCACCCGCACCATCCAGGCCGACCGGCACCCCTCCACCGGCGTCCTCGCGGGCGAGTGCCGGTACCTCTCCGCCCCGGCGTGTGCGCAGGTCGTCCCCGCCGACCCGGTGAAGGACCCCACGAGTCCCTACGTCCTCCCGGTCTCGGCCCCGGTCCGCGAGGTGGCGTCCGGGGACCGCGCCCCGTACTTCTCCAACTTCACCCTCGAAGGCCACCCGGCCCGCATGGCGGTCACGCCCATCGGCGGCGGCCGTGCTCTCCAACTCGCCCTGCGCGCCGACTCGGTGGAGCGCGGCATCCGCCAGGCCGCCCTCCTCCTCTCCGCCGTCGGCGGCGCGGGCGTCCTGCTCGCAGCCGCGCTCGGCTACTGGGTCTCCCGTACGGGACTGGCCCCCGTCGCCCGCCTCACGGCCACCGCCGAACGGATCGCCGCCACCCGCGACCCCCGCCACCGCATCGAGCTGCCACCGGGCCCCCCGGGCCGCGAGGACGAGGTGACCCGCCTCGCCGCCAGCTTCAACACCATGCTCGGCGAACTGGAGCAGTCCGTGTCCGCCCAACGCCGCCTGGTCGCCGACGCCTCCCACGAACTCCGCACCCCGCTCACGGCCCTCCGCACGAACGCCGAACTCCTGGCCCGCGCCGACCGGTTGAGCCCGGCGCAACGGGACCGGGCGTCGGGAGCACTCGGCCGCCAGCTCCGCGAGGTGACGGGCCTGGTCAACGACCTGATCGAACTGGCCCGCGACGAGGAACCCCAGCCCCTCCTGGAGGAGGTGCGGATGTCGTCCGTGGTGGAGCACGCGGTGCGGACGGCGGAGGCCCACTGGCCGACGACCCCGTTCCCGCTGTCCGTGGCGGAGGCAGCGTCTGCGGTCACCCTCCCCGGCGTACCGGCCCGCCTCACCCGCCTCCTCACCAACCTCCTCGACAACGCCGCCAAGTTCAGCCCGCCCGGAGTGCCCGTCGAAGTCGAACTCTCCCTCCCTAGCGGCCACTTGGAGATCACCGTCCGCGACCACGGCCCCGGAATCGCCGCCGAGGACCTCCCGTACGTCTTCGACCGCTTCTACCGTGCGGAGGCGGCCCGGGCCCTGCCGGGTTCGGGCCTGGGTCTCGCCATGGCCCGCCAGATCGCCCGCGCCCACGGGGCCGAGCTGACGGCCGAACAGGCCGCGGGGGGCGGGGCGTCGTTCCGCTTGCGGTTCGGGGACCGTACGGGCGGGTGA
- a CDS encoding ThiF family adenylyltransferase: MSSETGGTAVPDAGLDTAGLKTAGLDTARIDYLLGDAGLAPVKVVIVGLGSGGAVVLERLAMSGIGRWSLYDPDVLEPVNLVKHPGRRSDLGRLKTEIAREWLLDRNPAAHVDRVGGDVMSDGGFPEDVASADLVVCAVDTPSARSFVNKVCVEQQTMCVFGSVFRTGLGGEVYAYLPGESGCHDCLHRHNFEQGNDIENFLELTDEETKRIYGLGESDFTASGLPADISVVASFHAHYVLSLLAGAGSAYLTVPSFNWLTLSLRRVDGLFGAMYQTWRALLRPREDCHLHCRGARP, encoded by the coding sequence ATGAGCTCTGAAACCGGGGGCACCGCTGTGCCCGACGCCGGGCTCGACACCGCCGGGCTGAAAACCGCCGGGCTCGACACAGCCAGGATCGACTACCTCCTCGGAGACGCGGGCCTCGCCCCCGTCAAGGTGGTGATCGTGGGGCTGGGCAGCGGTGGGGCGGTGGTTCTTGAGCGGCTCGCGATGTCGGGCATCGGCCGCTGGTCGCTCTACGATCCCGACGTGCTGGAACCCGTCAACCTGGTCAAGCACCCGGGTCGGCGCAGCGATCTCGGCCGTCTCAAGACGGAGATCGCGCGGGAGTGGCTGCTCGACCGCAACCCCGCCGCCCACGTCGACAGGGTCGGAGGCGACGTCATGTCCGACGGCGGCTTCCCCGAGGACGTCGCGTCGGCAGACCTCGTGGTCTGCGCGGTGGACACCCCGTCGGCCCGGAGCTTCGTCAACAAGGTCTGTGTGGAACAGCAGACGATGTGTGTGTTCGGCTCCGTGTTCCGCACGGGTCTCGGCGGCGAGGTCTACGCCTACCTGCCCGGTGAGTCCGGCTGCCACGACTGCCTGCACCGGCACAACTTCGAGCAGGGCAACGACATCGAGAACTTCCTCGAACTCACCGATGAGGAGACGAAGAGGATCTACGGCCTCGGCGAGTCGGACTTCACGGCCTCGGGGCTCCCCGCGGACATCTCGGTCGTCGCCTCGTTCCACGCGCACTACGTCCTGTCGCTGCTCGCGGGGGCGGGCTCGGCGTATCTGACCGTGCCGTCCTTCAACTGGCTGACGCTGTCGCTGCGCAGGGTCGACGGACTGTTCGGCGCCATGTACCAGACGTGGCGTGCTCTGTTACGGCCGCGCGAGGACTGCCATCTGCACTGCCGGGGGGCACGCCCATGA